The following coding sequences are from one Amblyraja radiata isolate CabotCenter1 chromosome 40, sAmbRad1.1.pri, whole genome shotgun sequence window:
- the LOC116967582 gene encoding tubulin alpha chain-like gives MALRECISIHIGQAGVQIGNACWELYCLEHGIQPDGQMPTDSTIGGGDDSFNTFFSETGAGKHVPRAVFIDLEPTVIDEVRTGTYRQLFHPEQLITGKEDAANNYARGHCSIGKEIVDLVLDRIRKLADLCTGLQGFLIFHSFGGGTGSGFTSLLMERLSVDYGKKSKLEFSVYPAPQISTAVVEPYNAVLVTHCTLEHSDCAFMVDNEAIYDVCRRNLDIERPTYTNLNRLLAQIVSSITASLRFDGALNVDLTEFQTNLVPYPRIHFPLVTYAPIISAEKAYHEELSVPQLTNACFEPANQMVKCDPRQGKYMSCCMLYRGDVVPKDVNASIATIKTKRSIQFVDWCPTGFKVGINYQPPTVVPGGDLAKVQRALCMLSNTTAISMAWSRLNLKFDKMYAKRAFVHWYVGEGLEEGEFQDAREDMASLEKDYQEVAVDSADLARQGEEEE, from the exons atgGCACTG CGCGAGTGTATTTCAATCCACATCGGCCAGGCTGGCGTCCAGATTGGCAACGCTTGCTGGGAGTTGTATTGCCTGGAGCACGGGATCCAGCCGGATGGACAGATGCCCACCGACTCGACCATCGGAGGCGGCGACGATTCGTTCAACACCTTCTTTAGCGAGACGGGGGCGGGCAAGCACGTACCAAGGGCCGTGTTCATCGACCTGGAGCCCACGGTGATCG ACGAGGTGCGGACCGGCACCTACCGCCAGCTCTTCCACCCCGAGCAGCTCATCACCGGCAAGGAGGACGCGGCCAATAACTACGCCCGGGGCCACTGCTCCATCGGCAAGGAGATCGTGGACCTGGTCCTGGATCGCATCCGGAAGCTG GCCGATCTGTGCACCGGACTCCAGGGGTTCCTCATCTTCCACAgtttcggcggcggcaccggctcgggcttcacctccctcctcatggAGAGACTCTCCGTGGACTACGGCAAGAAATCCAAGCTGGAGTTTTCCGTCTACCCGGCGCCGCAGATCTCCACCGCCGTGGTCGAGCCCTACAACGCGGTGCTGGTCACCCACTGCACCCTGGAGCACTCCGACTGCGCCTTCATGGTGGACAACGAGGCCATTTACGACGTGTGCCGGCGGAACCTGGACATCGAGCGCCCCACCTACACCAACCTCAACCGCCTGTTGGCGCAGATCGTGTCGTCCATCACCGCCTCGCTGCGCTTCGACGGCGCCCTCAACGTGGACCTGACTGAGTTCCAGACCAACCTGGTCCCCTACCCGCGCATCCACTTCCCGCTCGTCACCTACGCTCCCATTATTTCGGCCGAGAAGGCTTACCACGAGGAACTGTCCGTTCCACAACTGACCAACGCCTGCTTCGAGCCGGCCAACCAGATGGTGAAGTGCGACCCCCGCCAGGGCAAGTACATGTCGTGCTGCATGttgtaccgcggggacgtggtgccCAAGGACGTCAACGCCTCCATCGCCACCATCAAGACCAAGCGCTCCATCCAGTTCGTGGACTGGTGCCCGACCGGGTTCAAG GTGGGCATCAACTACCAGCCCCCGACTGTGGTGCCGGGGGGAGACCTGGCCAAGGTACAACGCGCCCTCTGCATGCTGAGCAACACCACCGCCATCTCCATGGCCTGGTCCCGCCTCAACCTCAAGTTCGACAAGATGTACGCCAAGCGGGCCTTTGTCCACTGGTACGTGGGAGAGGGGCTGGAGGAAGGGGAGTTCCAGGACGCGCGGGAGGACATGGCGTCGCTGGAGAAGGACTACCAGGAGGTGGCCGTGGATTCCGCCGACTTGGCgagacagggtgaagaggaagaatAA